The sequence CTAAGTACAGGACAAAATTTTGATGGCAGGGACGTAAAAGCGCCGCTGGGTTAGGACTCTGATCAGATGTCCCAGTCCTAACCGGAACACACTCTGGCCCTTCCTGCCATGCCTTTTGACCCTAATCGGCTTTTTCTGGTGTTCCCATTCCCCCACCATGTACGCCCACACAAAGGCAATCCCCACCAGGGTCATCAGAGTCGACAGTCGTTCTGGACGGGTGAGGTGCGTGTCCTCAAAGCGAAAACCCGTTTCCTTGACTGCCGAGAAAAAACATTCGATTTCCCACCTCTTCTTGTATTTTTTTAGCGTGTCACGGGCAGAAAAGTCACTGGCCACCAGGATTCTTTTCCCTTCAGGCGTCCTGGCACCCACCACCTGCATTTTCGACCCAAAGACGGTCATTTTGCGGTACAGCGAGTAGGTGACATGGGCTTCAGTGCGCTTGAACCACATCCAGGCTGGGATTCCACCGACACGGTCGGTGTCCCGAATGCGAATGCAGCGCTTGATGCCCAGTGTCCTGAGTTCGCTAAACCACTGTTCCCCAATGAATTCTCGGTCTGCCAGCAGGCCCTGAATCCGGGAGACCGGTAAGGCTTCGACCAGCTGCTGAATCAACTCGATTCTAGCGGTCTGATGGCTATTTCCTGCGTGTGGGAGGAGTTGCCAGATCAAAGGAAAGGCGATGCCGTCTCGGACGGTAGCGATGACCAGAAAGTTGATGTGGTTCTTGCCAAACTGCCAATTGGTACGGTCCATGGTCAGGAGGAGCGGCTGGTCTTTGAAGAACTGGAGGACGAAGGTCA comes from Deinococcus cellulosilyticus NBRC 106333 = KACC 11606 and encodes:
- a CDS encoding IS4 family transposase, which produces MHSTLIRTLREAFPLNQARLYFLAAFLIALIQAETVNLVKVSQRFQSKKNASSESNYKRIRRFISDFTFPHHLYLTFVLQFFKDQPLLLTMDRTNWQFGKNHINFLVIATVRDGIAFPLIWQLLPHAGNSHQTARIELIQQLVEALPVSRIQGLLADREFIGEQWFSELRTLGIKRCIRIRDTDRVGGIPAWMWFKRTEAHVTYSLYRKMTVFGSKMQVVGARTPEGKRILVASDFSARDTLKKYKKRWEIECFFSAVKETGFRFEDTHLTRPERLSTLMTLVGIAFVWAYMVGEWEHQKKPIRVKRHGRKGQSVFRLGLGHLIRVLTQRRFYVPAIKILSCT